The sequence GGGGGAAATATACGTTTGAGGGGAAAACATCATCGTCGTGGTTACCTGAATTTGCATCATATTACTGTAACAACATTTTATCTTATGTATGCTTCATCTTGAGCAGCGATATTGGGTTCCAGACTGattgttttcagttgttttcaaactggttgttttaagttttaaatAATTTTACCTATAAGTGCGGTCTTTAACGTATCGACTTTTGACGACCGAGGACTAAGTTAAAGTCTGATACTCCCCATGTACGGGGCTATATTTCACCATCCGAAATGTTGGATGCAACCCCTCATTACGCCATGCCCCAATCGGGGTTCGCACTTGATCCTTATGCTCAGGTAGTGGGATCATTGACCACTTGGGTCCCAACGGAAATGAAATAGCTATCGTCATAAAATCCAAGCTCCACGACTCGGCTAGATGCTATTtggaaaagatttttttttaaatgaaaatacACCAAATGTTACACCAAGCAATGCACTGGGTAATTTGAATCATTATATTTCTCACAATATAGATTAATATATAAACATTGGCCTCTGACATGTGTAGAAagaagatatttaaaaaaaaccgtatctacctgtgtcaccagtccgtggctgctgctgccctcccggcatggtgcgacttgtccgGTTCCTGCACAGCACAAATACACGCCCTGCGTCAGGCGGGGGCCGAAACACAATGACgacataaaatgtaaaaatgaagaaattaaaaTTACTGATGAAAAGTCGTACGTGGGTGGCAAACATAAACGTTTTCCAGTCGagacaaatcaaataaacaCGCCATcgcttttctttgtttgtttgtttgttacatattgaaagagaggcatcgaaaacaacatttcaatacattctatttttcatcatgtttttctCATACTTTCTTgcgtgccataataccgccacttaaaaaaaaaatttatggaGACTTTATCAAGATtttcttgaacacctaaatatctgaagtgtatatacctcagCATTACTCATGTTGCAtcggtacatctctttaaatcaatTCACGTTATTGTATTATTTTAATCATGTGGTGATATTATGGAATCGGTTGGAATTATGAGGGTTAATATTGAATCCATTGATATGCAcccataaaagaaaaaacaattttcattatTGTTTCTTCGTCTGAAATTTTTCGTGTTCGTCGCACAACACGAAGTCTCTCAACACAAGGAAGAGCTTTGTGTTAACGTGCATACATTTAGAGATTTTCTGCAACACATTTTCATTTGAGGCAACACCCTATATGGCAAACCATGCTGTGCTGCAGTATTGCTGAGAGTTGTCAGGTGGCGTTATTTACAGGAGCTAGCTTTACAAATGTCAGGGTCGACAAGGAGACTGAATTGTTGTATGGATGTTTCGGTAAACTGCTTGGGAATAACTCGTAAATAAACGAATTCGATCCATGCATCTGGTCTCGAACCaaagtttcttttacgatttcggaggttggcggacagcctcaggccgaagggctacagttccgctagtaaacgtaggacgcaaaacttaatcaatatggtggaaagccgtttactgtcgACAAACCTATTTTTCGATAAACCTATTGGTATATctgtctgttgcctctttattttgggtagaatatgtagtaaaatttcaatttaggacccgaaaactataattttttaaaaactttttcatGCATCTTTAGTCGTCATCTGTCAGATTAACTATAGAAATGTAGGAATAAGTATACCATATTATGTTGTATTGTTCTACATCATATATTATTTAATTTATAAGAATAATGATTATTGGTCTTTTGGTTCAATCCACGAACATTGAAATACATTGCAGCGTCTTATGCACAGTAGAAGACGCCGAATCGCTACCCAATCAatcatttcatatcatatcatgtcagatgatataatatcatatatcatatcatatcatatcataaaatgtcatgtcagatgatataatatcatatataatatcatatcataaatgtcatgtcagatgatattatatcatatatcatatcatatcataaaatgtcatgtaagatgatatcatatcatattccTATTTTTGCTCTCCTGGCATGgcgcgacttgtcaggttttgTCGGCGTCCGAAACACaaagaaattagaaaccaaagatgaaaggAAATCATATTGAGTGAGTAGCAAACAGCGCACGTTTTCCATTCGAGACAAATCATACAGACACGTAATCGTTTGGTTTGTTTGATACATGTTGTAAgagaggtatcgaaaacaaTCTTCAAAGAAATGTCACGTTTTTGATCAtttttggaaaacaaaaagatttaTTGAATAAATtagtttatgtcatacctgtgacgagaaaacgttcgatacgggtgttccggaccggctgataactttccgtacggcccgggcttatcacacgggctccattcgaataaatcgagtgggccgagtaagGCACCATCGAAAGTgagaatacctgattcggacgtgggaacattactgttgcatcgcttttttttcgagggcaacaaatttgttcaacttctggcgcatttcacatcaaaacagtggttttctctggtgggtatgacataaataaaatacatcacggtatattccgcatcaccatcggtctcagccctcccgcgggtcggtcTCAggcctccggccttcgggcgatccgacccgcggtcgggctgacaccttgggcgatacggaatacaccgtgttgtattctatatgtaacgttataggtaTGCACCCATAGGCACccattctttctttccttttttttcttcatttgtttgttaacagATCGAGTGTTGAATACAGagtaaagagactcttttcacACAGTCACAGCTTTACTTCCGCCGACCTTTGGGTGaacgtctgtcaccttcatcagggcTGACTGGTTCAccctcaaaactgatgcgagtgtgggaatgaaaaaaaaaattagccacaaaagttgtcttcattatgaaatcaaagttgtcaggaaagttgaacaaatgaccaaacatACAGTGTGTGCTGTaccaaacaatatatttttatttgtgtttttacatattttctacTTTGGAACTAACGTTGGCCTTCCATGACCTTAATATCCGTTTTCTGATATTCTTTTAAAATCTACGTCATTTATGtgttcattttgcagctgctttttgaaatttacaatatggttgaaaacttttttggaaACGTCCGAAAATTAATACGCGCGCAGATGTCACCCATGTAATCAAATTACCATGGCCTAACTTCTGTCtagttttttttagatttctttGTTCGTATCAATTCATCTTGGTGACAGTTAAGTTACTCCTTTAGTTATGTGACTAATTTTTAAGGAAACCCAACATGggacacaaaaacaaatgaataacaatGATATGAAACTTACAATTaatacaagtaacgttacatgtaaataacaatCAATTCATAAGTACATCTGTTTGATAAAGGGTCacttaacagaaataaacaaaaaattataacaaaagaaaTCGCAATTCTACTATATGACACTATATAAACAAACCAACCAGATATATTAAAATTAATATTCTACTGGTCCGTTCAGCATTTTGCAGGAGTCGCCCCAAAACAGAAATGTGCTTGATAAGGCCACCAAGGCATTCCCCTTTCTAGAATGTTCTTCACGTAAAAGAATTAATAATAATTAATGCGGAAAGATCTGTACATTCTCTCTATATGAAAACTGGGGAGTAACATTGTATGTACAGTAAATACTCATCACTTTGGTTCCAATCTAGTACTGCTTCCTTATAAATTTCTATACATACATTCCTTTGTATCAGTTTTCTACTCGAGAAAGCCATCACAACGGTTGAAAAACAATGAGCTACTTGGGCCAGTCCTACAATTCTAAGATTGTATGGTGCACATCACTTTGATTCTTATTTATTACTTCATTACATTCTATACATTCATTCCTTTGTATTAGTTTCCTACTCAGGAAAGTCATAACAATCTCTGAAGCGCACCAAGGCAATCCCCTTTTTAGAATGTTCTTCACATAAAAGAACTAATAATAGATCATGAGGAAAGATTTGTACATTCTCTACCATGGGGAGTGACTACCATTGTACAGTAGATGATTCATCACTTTGGTGCCAATTTATTGGTGCTTCATTACATTCTATACATTCATTCCTTTGTATTAGTTTCCCACTCCAGAAAGccggtgtttaaaaaaacaaggtcCTACTTGGGCACATTCCCATTCCTATAACTCCAGGATTTATTTCTTACTGGCTAGTTTTACTgcggagagccgctgtacagcCTCAGACAGATGCAGGTCCTATCTGGAACTGTTGCTATGACCCCAGGTACTACGGTCAGCTGGTCAGTTTTCCTGCGGATGgccggagagccgctgtacagcCTCAGACTGATGCAGGTCCTATCTGGAACTGTTGCTATGACTCCAGGTACTACGGTCCGCTGGTTAGTTTTCCTGCGGATGgccggagagccgctgtacagcCTCAGACTGATGCAGGTCCTATCTGGAACTGTTGCTATGACTCCAGGTACTACGGTCCGCTGGTCAGTTTTCCTGCGGATGgccggagagccgctgtacagcCTCAGACAGATGCAGGTCCTTTCTGGAACTGTTGCTATGACTCCAGGTACTACGGTCAGCTGGTTAGTTTTCCTGCGGATGgccggagagccgctgtacagcCTCAGACAGATGCAGGTCCTTTCTGGAACTGTTGCTATGAGTCCAGGTACTACGGTCAGCTGGTTAGTTTTCCTGCGGATGgccggagagccgctgtacaggTGTGGCGAGACTTCCACCTGTCACCTATGGACGTCCTGaataaaatgtaataaataGCAGGAGTCAGATGTGGAGCGATGTGTTTTAGCACGATGATTTAACAAATGTTGGGAAGCATATGTTGTTTCTGTTTTCACTATGCTACGTTTGTTACTTTCCTTCCAAATAACCCTTTAAAGTTTTACATCATTACAAAGCTTAAGGTCtctatttttcaaaaatgtagcTTAGGGAAAACAGTACCCCTACTTTAGGATCAAAAAGGAATTGGGAAAATCTATAGTGAAAATTTGCCAGCACCACAAGGGTTTAACATGTCTAGTGTGCTGCAAAAATAATAAACAGCGGGATATGCATGTTTCCCAGACAAGGTTTTCAGGAAATGGTACGGTTATAAGAagtacctggaacagcctggcatatgaagtgGAAAGGTAAGTCGCATAGGGAGTCGTTCCACTTGTCTTTCCAGTAGGCTGAGTAATAAACGCAATCTTGGTTGCCCCCAGAGTTGTCCGGTTGTCCCGGATCCCAGAgttgtacgtcccaagtgcagaaccatcacCCACTCATAGCTTCCTTCTTTGCGCCaatcgtgcaggccgatccagaaaGGACCAAAAATGGCTCGCGGACTTGtgcaaggagatcaggaaggcgttggtctcagcgtctcggggcatggcgagggtgccgccgtcttcacgacAGGCCATGACCGCTCCGCTGAAGGTCTTCTGTGTGTCGacggccttgtagcagattccacggaacattttgtatcctgtaggacaagatgctggaaaacattttgcattaacAACAGGCTAAGAAGGAATAGTTATATTACAGATCACAAAGCAGCACACACAAAGGAAGGAAACGGTGTTTCACACCCTGAATTATTGTAGATTGTTACAATTTATCAATCAATTAAAACATTCTACAAGCAAATTATGTACAGCtcgaaaggccaacatttgctcgtgagcaaatacagcatatttcaatccagcCCAATGCAAAAGTATATTCCTTTGGGCATATGTCCAAGGCACCTCCGTACCAACTTTCAGATCATTAGGTTGTGATACCAGAGCACAGGGGCcccaattatacatgtatggtctaaagatgaccaaaaaatttAATTCAAAAAGTATTTGCTCAATACGCCTCAtgacaaatttcaggtcatttggtccaagaatgaaaaagttgaaaccatttgaagatttgactgCAAACCCAACTTACCTGGTGTCTTGTTCATCTCGTGACGACGCTGCTCCGAAGTAGTGGTTCGGCTTCGCTCTTTatccaggtcgcgcttcaaggtgtcaacaatGGTGGACAGtcggcgcatgtcgtcttggtcgcgcttcaaggtgtcaacaatGGTGGACAgtcggcgtatgtcgtcttggtcacgcttcaaggtgGCAACAATGGTGGACAGtcggcgcatgtcgtcttggtcgcgcttcaaggcgtccacagtggcggacagtcggcgtatgtcgtcttggccgcgcttcaaggcgtccacagtggcggacatgtcgtctaGGTCACCCgccaaggcgtcaacagtggcggatacgtcgtcttggtcacgcttcaaggcgtcaacagtggtggacagttggcgtatgtcgtcttggccgcgcttcaaggtgtcaacagtggtggacatgttgtcttggtggcgtttcaaggcgtccacagtggcggacatgtcgtcttggtcgcgcttcaaggcgtccacagtggtggacatgtcgtcgtggtcacgcttcaaggtgtcaacagtggtggacagtcggCGTAAGTCGTCTtggccgcgcttcaaggcgttaacagtggcggacatgtcgtctaGGTCACCCGCCAacgcgtcaacagtggcggacacgtcgtcttggtcacgcttcaaggcgtcgacAGTGGCGGGCAGTTGGCACATGTCGTCTTTGTCGCGCTTGAAGGCGTCAAAAGTGGTGGAAATGTTGTCTTGATCACGTTTCAttgtgtcaacagtggtggacagttgacgTATGTCGGCTTGGTCgtgcttcaaggtgtcaacagtagCGGACAGTTGGcatatgtcgtcttggtcacgctttaAGGCGTTAACAGTGGTGGACACGTTGTCTTGTCCGTGCTTCAAGGCGTCGACAGTGGCGGACATATCTTGGATGCGCTTCAAGGCAttaacagtggcggacatgtcatcttggtcgcgcttcaaggcgtcaacagtagcggACAGTCGGCGCATGTCGTTTTGGTCCCGCTTGAAGACgttaacagtggtggacagttgagatATCTCCTGCAAACGTATCAACATACGTCAGAATACCAAACGTATAAAACAACTAGATGAATAAGCAGAAAGTTCTAGCTTGATAGACTCAATAAACAAAGCAGAACCAGTGTAAGTAAAATTGATATACAACAGGCTCTGTGGTAGAGgggtgtttacctctttattgatgaacgtcagaggggcgacTCCTACAGCAACCATACTAAGCAGCAGCGCAATGCAGGCGgcgatgcagctgcggtgggagcggatgaaggaACAGAAGGCACCGTGGCGACTCGCTTCGTCCgaatacgtgcggtctgttagaaaacaagagaGTTTAAAGCAAGGAATACCTTTTCAAGTTGGACTTAATCAAATTTTGGACTGGCGTATGCTGTCGTAAGATTTTGATGTCGTGGAAGTTTTGCGCAAGCGGTctatgacagaaccaaccgccgacAAAGATCTAAGACAGCCATTTCGGTAACAAGACCCGCACGACTATATCAGGAATGCAATTATTTTATGATCGGACGACAATCGTGTGACGAATCTGAACAGACACAGCAATGCAAGGATAGGACAGGAGCAGGACAAAACCTGCAGCATCAAaacgttttacctgctctggagacgtacaaagcgttttacctgctctggagacgtacagagcgttttacctgctctggagacgtacaaaacgttttacctgctctggagacgtacaaaacgttttacctgctctggagacgtacaaagcgtttaacctgctctggagacgtacaaagcgttttacctgctctggagacgtacaaagcgttgggtatgctcgcagcggcgtccgcaatggaccgccaatcagtctgcggctgctgcacgggtgtggtgcctggaggaaaattacaaaattaaacaCTAACTTCATATGCAGTAAATAGTTTCCAAGCGAGACAAAAACAGGACGCCGATAGCGGACTGGAAAACATTTTACCTTGTCCagaggcgtacatagggttgggcacacccgcagcggcgtcggcacgtgcctgccaatccgTTCGGGGCCGCCGTATGGGTTTAATACCTGGGGAAAATAACCAAATTAAATTGGTGCCGTCGGTATGTATTTTttcattatattgcaatccatacatagtatgggattgcaatatattgcttttcctttgtttcttctcctgtcaaatcttcaagttgattcaactttttcatttttgggccaaatgagctgaaatttggcatggaggtagggatagcaaatacccccaggtgtttttttcacttttctgatagaggccttagaatttatgatatttagggtttttggtcatttttagacaaaatatgtatattttggggcCCTGTGCCCTGgcattacaagctaatgacatgaaatttggtacagaggtgcattggacatatgcgCACAGAAAACCATacacactttcttcatagatcacttcaaaaattagttattttagggttttcggccatttttgacaaaaaatgtatatttttggctcctatgcccttgtattaaaaccaaatgacctgaaatttggtacataggtgcgtttgacatatgaccacagaacgcCATCAACGCttaattcattgtttactccaaaaatgggTTATTTAagggttttgggccatttttgactaaaaatgtatattttttgctcctatgcccttgtatagaaaccaaatgacctgaaatttggtacagaggtgcattaaacatatgctcacagtaccgcattgacactttcttcatagatcacttcaaaaattagttattatGGGGTTTTTCGtgatttttgtctaaaaatgtatatttttggcttctttgcccttgtatgtgaaccaaatgacctgaaatttggtacaaaggtaaattggacacatgacaacaggaccccatcaacactttcttcatagagcacttataaaatgagttattttgggatttttagtcatttctaactaaaaaatgtatatttttggctcctatgcccttatattgaaaccaaatgacctaaaattcggcatgaaggtgtgtaggacaagtgcccacagtacttcattttccctttgagcaaacattacttcaaaattgctaaattttgggattttttcaaggatgaagatggattgcaatatgctgtatttgctcctaagcaaatgtcggcctttctagttcacatATATTTTTTGAGTATCAGACAAAAGCACAGTATGTTCATATAAAGTcttttcacctcacctcacctcttCTACTTAAGGCTTTATATAAACAAGTCGGTATATAGTCAAAAAACAGCTTATAGATTGTATGAAGCCAAGATACACgcttttatataaatatatgctaaataatataagataatcttattagaaaattaacaactAAAAGAAGTCTGCGCCAAATGAACACTCTTTTGTTCTTATTGTACATTGCACCATAAAAGAATTCTTCAGGCTCACTTTGTTGTCGTAGAGACCAGTTTGGTaacgtgggggggggggactgaAAATATACATTGGAGAGGAAAACAGTGCTTAATCATCGTGGTTACCTAAATTTGCATCATATTACTGTAACAACATTTTATCATATGGCTATTCTAGAGTCGAGTAAGTTTCATCTTGAGCAGCGAAGTTGGGTTCCAGACCGGTTGTTGTCAGCCAAGTATAACTACTTTTACCGATGATTTTGTGCCATTCAATGTGTAGACTTTTGACGACCGAGGACTAAGTTAACGTCTGATACTCCGCATGTACGGGGCTTTATTTCACCATCCGAAATGTTGGATGCAACCCCTCATTACGCCATGCCCCAAGCGGGGTTTGCACTTGATCCTTATGGTCAGGTAGTGGGATCATTGACCACTTGGGTCCCAACGGAAATGAAATAGCTATCGTCATAAAATCCAAGCTCCACGACTCGGCTAGATGCTATTtggaaaagatttttttttaaatgaaaatacACCAAATGTTACACCAGGCAATGCACTGGGTAATTTGAATCATTATATTTCTCACTATATAGATTAATATATAAACATTGGCCTCTGACATGTGTAGAAagaagatattaaaaaaaaaacgtatctacctgtgtcaccagtccgtggctgctgctgccctcccggcatggtgcgacttgtccgGTTCCTGcacaacacaaatacacaccCTGCGTCAGGCGGGGGCCGAAACACaatgaagaaataaaatgtaaaaatgtagaaattaaaATTAGAGATGAAACGTCGTACGTGGGTGGCAAACATAAACGTTTTCCAGTCGagacaaatcaaataaacacgccatcgttttctttgtttgtttgtttgttacatattgaaagagaggCATCGAAAACAACATTTCGGTACATTCtatttttcatcatgtttttctCATACTTTCTTgcgtgccataataccgccatataaaaaaaagtgttaTGGAGACTTTATCAAGATTTTCtggaacacctaaatatctgaattgtatatACATCAGGATTGCTCATGTTGCAtcggtacatctctttaaatcaatTCACGTTATTGTATTATTTTAATCACGTGGTGATATCATTATATGGAATCGGTTGGAATTATGAGGGTTAATATTGAATCCATTGATATGCACccatagaagaaaaaaacaattttcattatAGTTTCTTCGTCTAAAATTTTCCGTGTTCGTCGCACAACACGAAGTCTCTCCACACAAGGAAGAGTTTTGTGTTAACGTGCATACATTTAGAGATTTTCTGCAACACATTTTTATTTGAGGCCACACCCTATATGGTAAACCATGCTTGGTGCTGCAGTATTACTAAGAGTTGTCAGGTGGCGTTATTTACAGGAGCCAGATTTACATGTCAGAATGTCAGGGTCGACAAGGAGACTGAATTGTTGTATGGATGTTTTGGTAAACTGCTTGGGAATAACTCGTAAATAATAAACGAATTCGATTCATACATCtggtctcggaccggagtttcttttacgttTTCGGACGTTggcggacagcctcaggccgaagggctacagttccgctaggaAACacaggacgcgaaacttaatcaatatggtggaaagccgtttactgctGACAAACCAattttccgacaaacctatttgtatatctgtctgttgcctctttattttgggtagaatatgtagtaaaatttcaATGTAGggcccgaaaactatcattttttaaacttCTTCATGCATCTTTATCCGTCATCTGTCAGATTAACTATAGAAATGTAGgaataagtataaaatattatgttatattgttctatatcatatatcatttaATTTATAAGAATAATAATTATTGGTCTTTTGGTTCAATCCACGAACACTGAAATACATTGCAGCGTCTTATGCACAGTAGAAGACGCCGAATCGCTACCCAATCAatcatttcatatcatatcatgtcagatgatataatatcatatcatatcatatcataaaatgtcatgtcaggtgatataatatcatatatcatatcatatcataaaatgtcatgtcagatgatatgatataatatatcatatcataaaatttcatgtcagatgatataatatcatatatcatatcatatcatatcataaaatgtcatgtcggatgatataatatcatatatcacatcatatcatatcataaaatgtcatgtcagatgatataatatcatatatcatatcatatcataaaatgtcatgtcagatgatataatatcatatatcatatcatatcataaaatgtcatgtcagatgatattatatcatattccTGTTTTTGCTATCCCGGCATGgcgcgacttgtcaggttttgTCGGGGTCCGAAACACaaagaaattagaaaccaaagatgaaatgaaatcaaattgAGTGGGCAGCAAACGGTACACGTTTTCCAGTCGAGACAAATCATACAGACACGCAATCATTTTGGTTTGTTTGATACATATTGTAAGAGAGGT comes from Branchiostoma floridae strain S238N-H82 chromosome 2, Bfl_VNyyK, whole genome shotgun sequence and encodes:
- the LOC118409226 gene encoding uncharacterized protein LOC118409226 translates to MQVLSGTVAMTPGTTVSWSVFLRMAGEPLYSLRLMQVLSGTVAMTPGTTVRWLVFLRMAGEPLYSLRLMQVLSGTVAMTPGTTVRWSVFLRMAGEPLYSLRQMQVLSGTVAMTPGTTVSWLVFLRMAGEPLYSLRQMQVLSGTVAMSPGTTVSWLVFLRMAGEPLYSLRQMQVLSGTVAMIPGTTVSWSVFLRMAGEPLYSLRQMQVLSGTVAMIPGTTVSWSVFLRMAGEPLYSGGETSTSHLGTS